From Methanobacterium bryantii, a single genomic window includes:
- a CDS encoding aminotransferase class V-fold PLP-dependent enzyme has protein sequence MEDTQNIDIRSDIPLLNEVIYLDAASTTPTPEPVVNAMCDYFHNFNANIGRGAYKTAVKATMKFENTRERIAKFINCNRNEVIFTKNTTEAINLVANSLEFKKGDSIIVPNIEHHSNFLPWLNLKKAGVNLKVIKTDKYGVIDIGDIEKAVDDTTKLITTTHISNSIGSCQPIYDIGDIAEENGVLYLVDAAQSAGHVKFDVKETKADFVSFPGHKGLFGPVGTGFLYSKSDVMDKLKPVNLGGGTVSKVTEDDFTLESAPGRFEGGTQNIAGVIGLGAAINYVENVGIENIEKHSAKLTKYMFDKINSIDNTICYGNPDNIHGILAFNVEGINSHDVAKILDELKDICVRSGYHCAIPAIKHIGADKLGGTVRASVHYYNTKEEIDILAETVEEISKFAGG, from the coding sequence ATGGAAGATACTCAAAATATTGATATCAGATCAGATATTCCTTTACTTAATGAAGTAATCTATTTGGACGCTGCAAGCACTACTCCAACTCCAGAGCCTGTAGTAAATGCAATGTGCGATTATTTTCATAATTTCAATGCTAATATAGGAAGGGGTGCCTATAAAACAGCAGTTAAAGCAACAATGAAATTTGAAAATACAAGGGAAAGAATTGCAAAATTTATAAACTGTAATAGAAATGAAGTTATATTTACAAAAAACACCACTGAAGCTATAAATCTTGTAGCAAACAGCCTGGAATTTAAGAAAGGTGATTCAATAATTGTTCCCAATATAGAACACCATTCTAATTTTTTGCCATGGCTCAATTTGAAAAAAGCAGGAGTTAATCTTAAAGTCATAAAAACAGATAAATATGGTGTAATAGATATTGGGGATATTGAAAAAGCTGTAGATGATACTACAAAGCTCATCACGACTACCCATATCTCAAATTCAATTGGTTCATGCCAGCCAATCTATGATATTGGAGATATAGCAGAAGAAAATGGTGTTTTATATCTTGTTGACGCTGCACAATCTGCAGGACATGTAAAATTTGATGTAAAAGAAACAAAGGCAGATTTTGTTTCATTTCCAGGACATAAAGGTCTTTTTGGCCCTGTTGGAACTGGATTTTTATATTCCAAAAGCGATGTTATGGATAAATTAAAACCAGTTAATCTCGGCGGTGGAACAGTATCAAAGGTTACAGAAGACGATTTTACGCTTGAATCTGCTCCAGGTAGATTTGAGGGAGGTACTCAAAATATAGCTGGTGTCATTGGTCTTGGAGCGGCTATAAATTATGTGGAAAATGTTGGAATTGAGAATATTGAAAAACACAGCGCAAAACTCACAAAATACATGTTTGATAAGATTAATAGCATAGATAACACAATATGCTACGGTAATCCGGATAATATTCATGGAATACTCGCTTTCAATGTAGAAGGCATCAATTCTCATGATGTTGCTAAAATACTGGATGAACTTAAAGATATATGTGTAAGAAGTGGTTACCACTGTGCAATTCCTGCAATTAAACATATAGGTGCGGATAAACTTGGTGGAACTGTTAGAGCATCGGTTCATTATTATAATACTAAAGAAGAGATTGATATATTAGCAGAAACTGTTGAAGAAATCTCTAAATTCGCAGGAGGTTAA
- the ribH gene encoding 6,7-dimethyl-8-ribityllumazine synthase, whose protein sequence is MVKVRLGAVVAEFNYDITHMMLELAKEHAKFLDSEITEIITVPGVFDMPLAIKKLLENDDIDAVVTLGAVIEGATSHDEIVVQHASRKIADLALEYNKPVGLGISGPGMTRLEAHQRVEYGKRAVEAAVKMCERLK, encoded by the coding sequence ATGGTAAAAGTCAGATTAGGAGCAGTAGTAGCTGAATTCAATTATGATATAACTCATATGATGTTAGAATTAGCTAAAGAACATGCTAAATTTTTAGATTCTGAAATAACAGAAATAATTACCGTACCTGGTGTATTTGATATGCCGCTTGCAATTAAGAAACTTCTAGAAAACGATGATATTGACGCGGTTGTAACCCTTGGAGCAGTTATAGAAGGTGCAACTTCCCACGATGAGATAGTTGTACAGCACGCATCACGTAAAATTGCGGATTTAGCACTTGAATACAATAAGCCGGTTGGTTTAGGAATTTCAGGCCCAGGTATGACACGTTTAGAAGCTCATCAACGTGTTGAATATGGAAAACGTGCTGTCGAAGCAGCTGTTAAAATGTGTGAAAGATTAAAATAA
- the mmp11 gene encoding methanogenesis marker protein 11 codes for MEIVTPDDLKERFKDPWVAPYKKILTMVDDDMVEIVEYHPCIGGSEWMVYQYERSSDLVKSAERDGNKHTYLVEVGKTDLNLKASFSAAGIEEVSVEGDEVKVTHAGLAGAGVGSAMCRGMAEGVKRVELYDIGGGSKVGRAAVVTPKLQKVVIGIDDTDTKEKGATWTLAHNVGAELSKRGFEYINHVIVQLYPHNPNKTQNCVAIALVFAVKPGERDKLIEEARELFKGSTLSQKTSMAILDGIKIPEKLREYSMATKQSMMSLKEAEKTAKELGIELIEVTGSHGKIGALAALGLYNDIEEAVKVYY; via the coding sequence ATGGAAATAGTAACCCCTGACGACTTAAAAGAGAGATTTAAAGACCCATGGGTAGCCCCATATAAAAAGATTTTAACCATGGTTGACGATGATATGGTGGAAATTGTTGAATATCATCCATGTATTGGAGGCTCAGAGTGGATGGTCTATCAATATGAAAGGTCAAGTGATCTGGTAAAAAGTGCAGAAAGAGATGGAAACAAACATACATATCTTGTAGAGGTTGGAAAAACAGATTTAAATCTTAAAGCAAGTTTTTCTGCTGCAGGGATCGAAGAAGTATCTGTTGAAGGGGATGAAGTTAAAGTAACTCACGCTGGCCTGGCAGGAGCAGGTGTTGGATCTGCAATGTGCAGGGGAATGGCAGAGGGAGTTAAAAGAGTTGAACTTTACGACATTGGGGGCGGCTCAAAGGTTGGAAGGGCTGCAGTTGTAACTCCTAAACTTCAAAAAGTCGTAATTGGAATTGATGATACTGATACTAAGGAAAAAGGAGCTACATGGACATTAGCCCATAACGTCGGAGCTGAATTAAGTAAAAGGGGCTTTGAATATATAAATCACGTTATTGTGCAATTATATCCCCATAATCCAAATAAAACTCAAAACTGTGTTGCTATAGCACTTGTTTTTGCTGTTAAACCTGGTGAACGAGATAAATTAATTGAAGAAGCACGGGAACTATTTAAAGGGAGTACCTTATCTCAAAAGACTTCAATGGCAATTTTAGACGGCATTAAAATTCCTGAAAAACTTAGAGAATATTCAATGGCAACTAAACAGTCCATGATGTCCCTTAAAGAGGCTGAAAAAACTGCAAAAGAACTTGGAATAGAACTTATTGAAGTTACAGGTTCTCATGGTAAAATAGGGGCTCTTGCAGCATTAGGGCTTTATAATGATATAGAAGAAGCTGTAAAAGTTTATTATTAA
- a CDS encoding glycosyltransferase, producing the protein MSWFILLFVLLVASVKNRGSETKMTVSIVIPAYNESKTIEKVINVINSLDCINEIIVVDDGSSDDTASVAQKAGATVILHSKNKGKGAAIKTGFENSTGDIVAFIDADLKNLTARQVEKIIRPILDGKADLTKTKFKRKAGRVTELTAKPLLNFFFPELKYDQPLSGQFAAKRSFLSKIKFEEDYGVDIGIVLDADVRGMRIKEVDIGEIEHVHSSIEGLNKMANEVVRTIVDRAMSYGRFSMMDDLGKDIRMAILGLSLITLGLFSIFFVNKIPMDVGLVILVSGLIIAIYYGILLVKRTANILSKSSGRLPTLKSLFYMHFPIIVSGLILLTMISTFVGYINIDDGTISIQPASGNLVLISPNGLQLEVRGPYTVNYALENEYSIFRVPDNAMNTLELNYGDSIYIFNKKYVLRPTIQGEDNILRIPSAARQALGINVGKVILDNNLRNTFNNLYVEKSLPVQGNISNLSIIEGAIIKSDSQNGRIVNIYVDNQKVATTSGIFKNGAYSIYINNMKDRTIYVNDNDAKDGTTLYWGNHTIKIEIEGQTNSNFEFAASDRGKFLNIFLSK; encoded by the coding sequence TTGTCATGGTTTATCCTACTTTTCGTCTTACTAGTGGCATCCGTCAAAAACAGAGGTTCAGAAACAAAAATGACAGTATCTATCGTAATTCCAGCTTATAATGAATCTAAAACTATAGAAAAAGTGATCAATGTCATAAATAGTTTAGATTGTATCAATGAAATAATCGTTGTTGATGACGGCTCTTCAGATGATACTGCAAGTGTTGCACAAAAAGCAGGGGCAACTGTTATACTCCATTCTAAAAACAAAGGGAAAGGCGCAGCTATAAAAACTGGTTTTGAAAATTCAACAGGAGACATTGTTGCGTTTATTGACGCCGATTTAAAAAATTTAACCGCAAGACAAGTGGAAAAAATCATCAGACCTATCTTGGATGGGAAAGCAGACTTAACTAAGACCAAATTTAAAAGGAAAGCAGGAAGAGTAACAGAACTAACCGCCAAACCGCTGCTAAACTTCTTTTTCCCAGAACTTAAGTATGATCAACCTTTAAGCGGGCAATTTGCAGCAAAAAGAAGTTTTTTAAGCAAAATCAAATTTGAAGAAGATTATGGAGTAGATATTGGAATTGTATTAGATGCTGATGTTAGAGGCATGAGGATAAAAGAAGTTGACATAGGTGAAATTGAACACGTCCATTCCTCCATTGAAGGCCTGAATAAAATGGCCAATGAAGTAGTAAGGACTATTGTAGACCGTGCAATGTCATATGGTCGATTTTCGATGATGGATGACCTGGGAAAAGATATAAGAATGGCTATTTTAGGACTTTCGCTTATAACTTTAGGGCTTTTCTCCATATTTTTCGTCAATAAAATTCCAATGGATGTAGGACTAGTAATTCTAGTATCCGGGCTAATAATTGCCATTTATTATGGTATACTTCTCGTAAAAAGAACAGCAAATATTCTTTCAAAATCCAGTGGGAGACTTCCTACGTTAAAATCATTATTTTATATGCACTTTCCAATTATTGTTTCTGGATTGATACTGTTAACCATGATATCCACATTTGTAGGATATATAAACATAGATGATGGAACAATATCCATACAGCCAGCTTCAGGTAATCTTGTGCTAATAAGTCCCAATGGTTTACAATTAGAGGTAAGAGGGCCTTATACCGTGAATTATGCTCTTGAAAATGAATACAGTATCTTTAGGGTTCCAGATAATGCCATGAACACGCTAGAATTGAATTATGGAGATTCCATATACATATTTAATAAAAAATATGTTTTACGTCCCACAATACAAGGAGAAGACAATATCTTGAGAATACCTTCTGCTGCAAGACAGGCTCTAGGTATAAACGTAGGAAAAGTGATACTTGATAATAACCTTAGAAATACATTTAATAATTTATATGTTGAAAAATCCTTACCCGTACAGGGAAATATTAGCAATTTATCCATTATTGAAGGAGCCATAATTAAATCAGACTCTCAAAATGGCAGAATAGTAAACATATATGTTGATAACCAGAAGGTTGCAACAACATCAGGTATTTTCAAAAACGGAGCTTACAGCATTTACATAAATAACATGAAGGATCGTACTATCTATGTAAATGATAACGATGCTAAAGATGGTACTACCCTTTACTGGGGCAATCATACCATAAAAATAGAAATTGAAGGGCAAACTAACTCTAATTTTGAATTTGCAGCATCAGATCGCGGCAAATTTTTAAATATATTCTTAAGTAAATGA